In Mobula hypostoma chromosome 23, sMobHyp1.1, whole genome shotgun sequence, the genomic window GGGCTTGTCTTCCAACTGGTTCTGCCGGTTCAAAGCCCAAAGGGCTTGCCCTGTGACTGGTTCTGCCGGTTCAAAGGCCAAAGGGCTTGTCTTCCGACTGATTCTGCCAGTTCAAAGCCAAAGGGCTTGTCTTCCAACTGGTTCTGCCGGTTCAAAGCCCAAAGGGCTTGTCTTCCGACTGATTCTGACAGTTCAAAGCCAAAGGGCTTGTCTTCCGACTGGTTCTGCCGGTTCAAAGCCCAAAGGGCTTGCCCTGTGACTGGTTCTGCCGGTTCAAAGGCCAAAGAGCTTGCCTTGTGATTGCTTCTGCCGGTTCAATGCCTGATATGAATCTTCTATGTGTTCCTATGATCTCTTGGGTCACTCTGCTCACAGTCCGTCTGGGGAGAGGAACACTCAGCCTGGGACAACTACATGGACAGGTATTGGTGTTTAAACAACCTGCTGAAGAAAATCAACGTGTCGAGTAGTGACTGTCTGGTGAAAGGGTTTTCCCCACCCTAGCTGCCTATCACCCATCTTAGCCTCCACCCACAGTTTACCTTTCCCcaatccaccaatcacctcagacCCCTGGCTCACCACTCCTTCTCTCCTTAAACACAAaacacactgcagatgctggggtcaaagcattcTCTCCTTATACTGTCCACCTCCCCCCTCGTTCCTTCTGTTGGGTTTTTGTCTCGAAATGTCAACCATCACTTTCCTGTAAGTCCCCCAGcaatcccacatcccaaagatgtgcaggttggtgggttaGTTGTTGCTGTCAGCAATCCCCAGTGTACAGTGGCAGGAGGGGGCGGGGAGTAGGAACGTGGAGAAACCTCTGGGACATCTCATCTGGACCAGACAGGAAGGAGGACTGGTACAACTCAGATTTAAAGTAAACCATTTAGGCAAAGTGTTTGTACTGTGAATTGCAATGCTTTTATGAGCATATGTTTGGAAAAAAGTCATGAAGGAGAATGTAGGTGAGCAGCAGAGGGTATCGACAGTTTGTTTCTGGCTTACCCTGCCCACCATCATACAACAACGAAGCCTGACACTCCACCTGTGGGCAGCGGTCATGTTGTCGTGTGCCGGGGCAGGTGTGGGCAACAGTGAACCATCCGAGTTATCACAAAAAATCaagacctttttaaaaaaatcgcAATGCAGCTGGCTACATCAGCATTGATTGTCTGTCCGTACCTCCTCACTGTGCTGGATGGCATGTACTGCATCTCAACGGCAGGAATAGTCATTGCCTGGCATGTCTGCAGCACAGATGCCATTTACCCATTACTGTCCATTGCCTGAATCTTATCCAGCTCATTAATAATGCATGgattattcgtaaggccagtgatgttgtggggatggaactggactctctcacggtggtgtctgaaaagaggatgctgtccaagttgcatgccatcttggacaatgtctcccatccactacataatgtactgggtgggcacaggagtacattcagccagagactcattccaccgagatgcagcacagagcgtcataggaagtcattcctgcctgtggccatcaaactttacaactcctccctcggagggtcagacaccctgtaccgacaggctggtcctggacttatttcacaatttactggcataatttacatattactatttaactatttatggttctattactatttattatttatggtgtaactgtaacaaaaaccaatttccccctgggatcaataaagtatgactatgattatgactatggctatgactatggaTAGCTTGCTGAACAATTGGGAATGTTTAATTGTAAGTAAACATCAAGGAAAGCAGAATATTGATGGAGAGGGAACTGCCTTGGCAACTgtccttattgagaaagtaaggaggcatgggatccaaggggacattgctttgtggatccagaattggcttgcccaactggcaaagagtggttgtagatgagtcatattctgcatggaggtcgatgcccagtggagtgcctcagggatctgttctgggacacttactctttgtgatttttataaatgacctggatgaagaagtggagggatgggttagtaaatttgctgatgacacaaaggttgggggtgttgtggatagtgtggagggctgtcagtggttacagcaggacattgataggatgtaaaactgggctgagaagtggcagatggagatcaaccctgaaaagtgtgagctggttcattttgatatgtcaaatataatggcagaatatagtagtaatggtaagacttttggctgtgtggaggatcagagggatcttgaggtctgagtccataggacactcaaagctgctactcaggttgactcagtggttaagaaagcatacggtgcattggccttcatcaatcatgggattgagtttaggagcccagaggtaatgttgcagctgtataggaccctggtcagaccccacttggagtactgtgctcagttctggtcacctcattataggaaggatgtggaaaccatagaaagggtgcagaggagatttacaaggatgttgcctggattggggagcatgccttaggagaataggttgagtgaactcggccttttctccttggagcgacagaggatgagaggtgaactgatagaggtgtataatgagaggcattgaccgtgtgagtagtcagaggctttttcccagggctgaaatggctagcacgagagggcacagttttaaggtgcttggaagtaggtacagagaggatgtcaggggtaagttttttacggagAGAGTGGTCAGTGCGCGGAATGGActaccagcgacggtggtggaggcaaatacaatagggtcttttaagagactcctggataggtacatggagcttagaaaaatagagggctgtgggtaaccctaggtcatttTTAAgaaaaggacatgttcggcacagctttgtgggccaaagggcctgtattgtgctgtaggttttctatctttctacgAATCCGTACGGTGTTATCCTGGGGCTGGAACGTTTGGGAAATATCTCTTCCTCTGTATATAGCATGCCTCACATTAACAATgtagcctcctgtacatcagtgagacctgacgtagatgggagaccgcttcgccgaatctgccagaaaaagcaggatcttccagtggccacccatttgaaTTCCACTTCTCAATCCCAAATgaccatccatggcctcctccactgttgtgacaaggccacactcaggttggaggaacaacaccttatattctgtctgggtagcctccaacctgatggcatgaacattgacttctctaacttccgctaaggcccctcacactctcttttacctttccccacccccttttccctctctcaccttatctctttgcccacccgtcgcctccctctggtgctcctcccccctttctttcttccatggccttctgtcctctcctgtcagattcccccgtCTCCAGCCTTGAATCCCTTTCctgaatcaacttcccagctctttatttcatccctcccagtttcacctatcaccttctgtttgtccctccactcccccaccttttaactccactccttatccttttttctccagtcctgctgaagggtctcagaccaaaacatcgactgtacttttatccatagatgctgagttcctccagcattttgtgtgtcgatcagacttccagcatctggagattttctcttgtttgtgcttgtGACTCACATTAATAGTGTTTTCTCTGGTTGCCCATTGATACCAGTGCTGCTGGTATCAAGAAGGGGAGTGGAATGGAACCTGATGGGAGGAAGgttattgatgaagcagctgaggaCAGTTGAGCCCAGGACACGGCCCTGAAACGGTGAGAGGGTGGTGCCCCCTGTTCAGGTGGGATCTGGACACTGGAACCAACTTTTATCGCAGATGTTGAAAGCAACAATGATGCATCCAAGGCTGGGGCTGAACCCATGAGCTCAGTGTGTGAGCTGTGATCTGTGTTTCCGACACCATCAGCGAGCAGGTGTGACATGTCTTCGCACAACATGGCTGCTTTTACATCCTCAGTAACACCAACCTGATCCCTATTTGACCCCATCTCACCCTCCTTTCCCAACAAGCATGATTTCACGCACACTGTTCCAACCCCAAAGCTGATCAGTATCAGATCCCACCCCTTCAGTCTTCAGGATCGTAAACTGTCCCACACACGTCACCCCGACCATCCTCCAACATTCCCAGAAATGCTTCATTCATCACTCCACTCTGCTGCTCTACCCAGTCCACTATCCTGATaaatccccttcccctctccttacTCCCACCCACCACACCGCGCTCTGTGCTGAGGCCCACGGATCCCCACCCTCACCCAACTTCAACCTCAATCCAGAACTCCTGATCAGTTCTCCTTCTCCACTCCTCCTTAACTGTaactcacacactctgtccacaTGTAATCTACAGCCAAaattaaaaaatatttatttaagacTTCATAAGATAAATTTGCATTAGATTTATAAAAACGCACTATTAATTGTTTGAACAATGCAGAGATCTAGAGCGATGGGGTAAAAACAGCGGTAGAAAATGTTGTAGCTTCAGGGAAAAGAACAGTGCTTGTCGAGTGGAACATCGGTTCTGGTTGTTGAGTTCCACCAGCGATACGTCACCCTTCACTTACTGAAAAACTTTGAGAGTCTAATGTAGTTACGCTCCGTGTGTCCCAGAGACTCGAGGAAACTCTTCagtccttcactcccaccctgTTGGTGCGCTGACTGCAACTTCTCGAGACTAACTCCCTGCATTGCAAGTTTATcagctaattgaaagaaaattagttTTTCTTTGAGCAAGGGCTGCAGAGACACTTGGCACTCAAGCTGAGTGATTGAAAACTGACTACTTTTCTTCTGTTCTGGAGTAAATTTAAGGACAGAATACAGCTCCTGCAAACTCTTTGCATCTTCTACAGCATTGTGAGCTTTATAACCTTTCTTGAGAAATACTTgcaccaattcagtttgcatatAGCTTTTAACCTCTGACCTGGGGACAGCACTCTTGGCGAGCCAGAGGGTGTCCAGGAACCCGGTTATACAACTGGCAAACTGATCTTTCATGGACAGCTCTTCCAAGACTCGTAATAGGATAGGGGCATCAAACTTCCAGATGTTGTGACCTATTAGCAAAGGGGTGCCCAGAGCCTTCAGGAACTGCAGGAAAGCTTCCATGGTTTCCTGGAGGCTGCTGGTGGATTGAGGTTCCCCAAACCGGTACAGCACCCCATCCATGACCTGAAACCCATTAATAGCCGATGCACCTTCTGAGATGGACTTGACGGGCAGTATGtacttgtcaaagatcttctcaCCGCTTACTGCCGACAGCTGTACCATGTCACAATTATTTTCTGGAAGACATAATATTAAAACACAACATTCCTTTCAGGCCTGTGTAAACATTACGTGGACCTACAGTTTGGACTCCTCTCCGCTGCCTGGCACGAGCAACCCCTGACCATGTGTCTCCCTTTCCAGTTGGTTGTGGCAGGAGAGTGAAAGTGATTGAAAGTTCACAATGGAGGTCAGGTAATCCCACAATCCTCTACGGCAGTGGAAGCCCCCTAGTAATGCCTCAGTTCACTAAATACTTGAAGCATCTAGCTGAACACATCTCCTCCTGTGACCATGTGCAGATGTAACATGACTAGTGAACATCAGGTTTTCAGTGGTAACTTGACAAACTCAAAGAGGATAGATCTGACTGGACATGAAATACAGGGGCACTGGTGAAGGTATGTTGTTAATTAGTGTGGGGTAGGAGTGAATGATGGATGGAGTGGCCTGGAAAGTAGACAATTGAGAAACATATAGACTGGAGGTAGACTAAGCTGGAAATGACACGTGGACAGAGTGGTTGAGAGACGGAAAGCGTCTGGGAGTAAGAGACAGAGACAAGGGCCCAGAGTGAATCAGACAGGGTGTCCCCTGAAATCAGTAGTGATCCATCGATTTTACTACCTTTGCGGATGAAGTGTGAGGTCCAGTTTCCCCAAGGGTGTCCACACTGCTCTGCCTTAGTTCCATCTCAAACTGAGTTCCTGTACTGATCACCTCTTCCCCACTCCACTAATTGTTACAGTAATTAAACAGGATGTAGTGAAAAATGCTTCCTAGATAGCAGCAACGACACAGAATCCCCTGGTCAGCGCAGCTGAAACCAGTATCTACAGTGTGAGGAGAAGGTGTTATTTGCAGGGCCTTGGGGAACTGATTACTTTACCAGGAGCCAGCAGGGAATTGATGGGTTGTAAacaaaaaataatctgcagatgctggggtcaaagcaacactcacaacacgctggaggaactcagcaggtcgggcagcatccgtggaaaagatcggtcaat contains:
- the LOC134336827 gene encoding protein PML-like isoform X2, with translation MESGGETVVVEESDPRGSTEETLVFFDLETTGLENNCDMVQLSAVSGEKIFDKYILPVKSISEGASAINGFQVMDGVLYRFGEPQSTSSLQETMEAFLQFLKALGTPLLIGHNIWKFDAPILLRVLEELSMKDQFASCITGFLDTLWLAKSAVPRSEVKSYMQTELVQVFLKKGYKAHNAVEDAKSLQELYSVLKFTPEQKKSSQFSITQLECQVSLQPLLKEKLIFFQLADKLAMQGVSLEKLQSAHQQGGSEGLKSFLESLGHTERNYIRLSKFFSK
- the LOC134336827 gene encoding protein PML-like isoform X1, which encodes MADSVAAGAGPGEAVQMESGGETVVVEESDPRGSTEETLVFFDLETTGLENNCDMVQLSAVSGEKIFDKYILPVKSISEGASAINGFQVMDGVLYRFGEPQSTSSLQETMEAFLQFLKALGTPLLIGHNIWKFDAPILLRVLEELSMKDQFASCITGFLDTLWLAKSAVPRSEVKSYMQTELVQVFLKKGYKAHNAVEDAKSLQELYSVLKFTPEQKKSSQFSITQLECQVSLQPLLKEKLIFFQLADKLAMQGVSLEKLQSAHQQGGSEGLKSFLESLGHTERNYIRLSKFFSK